The following are from one region of the Methanoculleus caldifontis genome:
- a CDS encoding methyltransferase domain-containing protein, translated as MTDDIRTDEPPDSKRKGKHQDRRTIGPVPNLEEHVKSDWWRGIFNHLYLKTDGDVVDDQRITEKEIDRFAQVLHLQPEEKVLDLCCGQGRHTLELVRRGYNAEGLDQSHYLIQRARSTAKREGLSVRFREGDARRLPYRTDTYDTVLILGNSFGYFDSVEEDLRILAEIRRILKPRGRVLLDVADGEYLKERFQARSWEWIDGKMFVCRERSLSLDGQRLISREVITDVEKGVVADQFYAERLYTPDALRHLLEKAGFSGITFHEIATESQRNQDLGMMERRHIVTAVVRKEWSSAKAKGQERAKHVAVVLGDPAKPDALKPSCTFDDDDFYTIDQMKAALRELAGYRFSFISRHDSMIQDFGKLKGKVDYVFNLCDEGFNNDPRKELHVPALLEMLDIPYTGSGPQSLAFCYDKSLVRGVAKEMGIPVPDACFVTPGDRTYDVGMKLPVIVKPNAGDSSFGITRKSIAHTIEELSDVIGSLRKTLGYDCSLLVEEFLTGKDISVGIIGNPSGYCTVLPITEEDYSALPPELPRICGYEAKWLPDSPYWKIVSRPADLPEQTEKLVVQCCLALFRRLECRDYCRFDWRLDEHGNPKLLEVNPNPGWCWDGHLAKMAKYADLSYSAMLARILKAAEDRFGMEQERGLREAERGTSLPDLTRETA; from the coding sequence ATGACCGACGATATCCGCACGGACGAACCCCCCGATAGCAAGCGCAAAGGAAAACACCAGGACAGACGGACGATCGGTCCGGTCCCGAACCTTGAGGAGCATGTCAAATCCGACTGGTGGAGAGGTATCTTCAACCACCTCTACCTGAAGACCGACGGCGACGTCGTCGACGACCAGCGGATCACTGAAAAAGAGATCGACAGGTTCGCGCAGGTCCTGCACCTCCAGCCGGAGGAGAAGGTCCTCGACCTCTGCTGCGGCCAGGGCAGGCACACGCTCGAACTCGTCCGCAGGGGTTACAACGCCGAGGGCCTCGACCAGTCGCACTACCTGATCCAGCGGGCCCGCTCGACCGCAAAGCGGGAGGGGCTCTCGGTCCGGTTCAGAGAGGGAGACGCGCGCCGGCTGCCCTACCGTACCGACACCTACGACACCGTCCTCATCCTCGGAAACAGCTTCGGCTACTTCGACTCGGTCGAGGAAGACCTGAGGATCCTCGCCGAGATCCGGCGCATCCTCAAACCCCGGGGGAGAGTGCTCCTCGACGTGGCCGACGGCGAGTACTTAAAAGAGCGCTTCCAGGCGAGGTCGTGGGAGTGGATCGACGGGAAGATGTTCGTCTGCAGGGAGCGGTCCCTCTCCCTCGACGGACAGCGCCTGATCTCGAGGGAGGTGATCACCGACGTCGAGAAGGGCGTCGTGGCCGACCAGTTCTACGCCGAACGCCTCTACACTCCCGACGCACTCCGGCACCTCCTTGAGAAGGCGGGGTTCTCCGGCATCACCTTCCACGAGATCGCCACTGAGTCGCAGCGCAACCAGGACCTCGGCATGATGGAGCGGCGCCACATCGTCACCGCGGTCGTCAGGAAGGAGTGGTCGTCGGCGAAAGCGAAAGGCCAGGAGAGGGCAAAGCACGTCGCGGTCGTCCTCGGCGACCCGGCAAAGCCCGATGCCCTGAAACCCTCCTGCACCTTCGACGACGACGACTTCTACACCATCGACCAGATGAAGGCCGCCCTCCGGGAACTCGCGGGCTACCGGTTCTCCTTCATCTCCAGGCACGACAGCATGATCCAGGACTTCGGGAAGCTGAAGGGGAAGGTGGACTACGTCTTCAACCTCTGCGACGAGGGGTTCAACAACGACCCGAGAAAGGAACTCCACGTGCCGGCGCTCCTCGAGATGCTCGATATCCCCTACACGGGGTCAGGGCCGCAGTCGCTTGCGTTCTGCTACGACAAGTCGCTCGTCCGCGGCGTGGCAAAAGAGATGGGGATCCCGGTGCCGGACGCCTGCTTCGTCACCCCCGGCGACCGCACCTACGACGTCGGGATGAAACTCCCCGTGATCGTCAAGCCGAACGCGGGAGACTCCTCCTTCGGCATCACCCGGAAGAGTATCGCCCATACCATCGAAGAGCTCTCCGACGTCATAGGATCGCTCAGAAAGACGCTCGGATACGACTGTTCGCTCCTGGTCGAGGAGTTCCTCACGGGGAAAGACATCAGCGTCGGGATCATCGGGAACCCTTCGGGGTACTGTACGGTGCTTCCCATCACCGAGGAGGACTACTCCGCGCTGCCCCCGGAACTTCCGCGGATCTGCGGGTATGAGGCGAAGTGGCTTCCGGACTCGCCGTACTGGAAGATCGTGTCGAGGCCGGCGGATCTCCCCGAGCAGACCGAGAAACTGGTCGTGCAGTGCTGCCTCGCCCTCTTCAGGCGCCTCGAGTGCCGCGACTACTGCCGGTTCGACTGGCGCCTCGACGAGCACGGCAACCCGAAGCTCCTCGAGGTCAACCCGAACCCCGGCTGGTGCTGGGACGGGCACCTCGCGAAGATGGCGAAGTACGCGGACCTCTCCTACTCCGCGATGCTTGCCCGTATCCTGAAAGCCGCGGAAGACCGGTTCGGCATGGAGCAGGAGAGGGGTCTGCGGGAGGCCGAACGCGGGACCTCCCTCCCCGACCTCACCCGCGAGACGGCCTGA
- a CDS encoding CxxC-x17-CxxC domain-containing protein: MDERYPSRGPRSFQDGPREFHKAVCSDCSKECEVPFKPTEGRPVYCRDCLPKHRKPRY, from the coding sequence ATGGATGAGAGATATCCGAGCCGGGGTCCCCGCTCGTTCCAGGACGGCCCCCGCGAGTTCCATAAAGCAGTCTGTTCCGACTGCAGCAAAGAGTGCGAAGTTCCTTTCAAGCCCACGGAAGGCCGGCCCGTCTACTGCCGCGACTGCCTCCCGAAGCACAGGAAGCCCCGGTACTGA
- a CDS encoding CxxC-x17-CxxC domain-containing protein produces the protein MDERYPSRGPRSFQDGPREFHKAVCADCGKACEVPFKPTEGRPVYCRDCLPKHRKPRF, from the coding sequence ATGGATGAGAGATATCCGAGCCGGGGTCCGCGCTCGTTCCAGGACGGCCCCCGCGAGTTCCATAAGGCAGTCTGCGCCGACTGCGGCAAAGCGTGCGAAGTTCCTTTCAAGCCCACGGAGGGTCGGCCCGTCTACTGCCGCGACTGCCTCCCGAAGCACAGAAAGCCCAGATTCTAA
- a CDS encoding ABC transporter permease encodes MIDISGRVQSVWRRNWDAFIRTYRVNFIPPFVEPVLYLLALGFGLGTYVEAVDGIPYPVFIAPALVSISVMYSSFFECTYSSFVRMYYQKTFDAIIATPVSIDEVIAGEMFWGATRGAIYATLMLPVLLLFDVVAMPSSLLLIPFACLAGLLFAAIGMCFTAITPGIDALNYPSFLFITPMFLFSGTFFPLELLPEPIRYFALAVLPLTHVVSINRAITLAAFAPANLLNLAWIAVATVVFFVLAIRLMRRRLIV; translated from the coding sequence ATGATCGATATCTCCGGCAGGGTGCAAAGCGTCTGGCGGAGGAACTGGGACGCCTTCATCAGGACCTACCGGGTGAACTTCATCCCCCCGTTCGTCGAGCCGGTCCTCTACCTCCTGGCGCTGGGGTTCGGCCTCGGCACCTACGTCGAGGCGGTCGACGGGATACCCTATCCGGTCTTCATCGCGCCGGCGCTCGTCTCGATATCGGTGATGTACTCATCCTTCTTCGAGTGCACCTACTCGTCGTTCGTCCGGATGTACTACCAGAAGACGTTTGACGCCATCATCGCCACACCGGTCAGCATCGACGAGGTGATCGCGGGGGAGATGTTCTGGGGCGCCACCCGGGGCGCGATCTACGCAACACTGATGCTCCCGGTCCTCCTCCTCTTCGACGTCGTGGCCATGCCGTCGTCCCTCCTCCTCATCCCCTTCGCCTGCCTGGCCGGCCTCCTCTTCGCAGCCATCGGGATGTGCTTCACGGCGATCACGCCGGGCATCGACGCGCTGAACTACCCCTCGTTCCTCTTCATCACCCCGATGTTCCTCTTCTCGGGGACGTTCTTCCCTCTGGAACTGCTCCCGGAGCCGATCCGGTACTTCGCCCTCGCCGTGCTCCCGCTCACGCACGTCGTCAGCATCAACCGGGCAATCACCCTCGCGGCGTTTGCGCCGGCAAACCTCCTCAACCTCGCCTGGATAGCAGTCGCGACCGTGGTCTTCTTCGTCCTTGCCATCAGGCTGATGCGGAGGCGGCTGATCGTCTAG
- a CDS encoding ABC transporter ATP-binding protein: MGDIIVARDLFKRFEDLTAVDRINFHVRKGEVFGFLGPNGAGKTTTMKMIQCISPKSSGTLQVFGLDTDTHPREIKNRLGVVPQETNLDPDFSAYRNLLVYARYFGIEKQEAERRAEELLTFMQLEEKRDVLIEKLSGGMKRRLIIARALINAPELLILDEPTIGLDPQARHLIWEKLRSLQAQGNTLVLTTHYLDEAERLCDRLVIMDHGKILVEGPPADLIREHAGGEVVEVERTEKVVARLNDLGVDYDPAGDQLQIFTDRPHDVARDLLEVCRHEAAVTVRPATLEDVFLRLTGRTLRE; encoded by the coding sequence ATCGGAGACATCATCGTAGCCCGCGACCTCTTCAAGCGGTTTGAGGATCTCACCGCGGTCGACCGCATCAACTTTCACGTCAGGAAGGGAGAGGTATTCGGATTTCTCGGCCCGAACGGGGCAGGAAAGACGACGACCATGAAGATGATCCAGTGCATCTCCCCGAAATCCAGCGGCACCCTGCAGGTCTTTGGGCTGGATACGGATACGCACCCGCGGGAGATCAAGAACCGCCTCGGCGTGGTGCCCCAGGAGACCAATCTCGACCCCGACTTCTCGGCCTACCGGAACCTGCTCGTGTACGCCCGCTACTTCGGCATCGAGAAGCAGGAGGCGGAACGCCGGGCGGAAGAACTCCTCACGTTCATGCAGCTTGAGGAGAAGCGGGACGTCCTGATCGAGAAGCTCTCCGGCGGGATGAAACGGCGGCTGATCATCGCCCGGGCCCTGATCAACGCACCCGAACTGCTCATCCTCGACGAGCCCACCATCGGCCTCGACCCGCAGGCGCGGCACCTGATCTGGGAGAAACTCCGGAGCCTTCAGGCGCAGGGGAACACCCTCGTCCTCACCACGCACTACCTGGACGAAGCCGAGCGGCTCTGCGACCGGCTTGTGATCATGGACCACGGGAAGATCCTCGTCGAAGGGCCCCCGGCAGACCTCATCAGGGAGCATGCGGGGGGCGAGGTCGTCGAAGTCGAGCGGACGGAGAAGGTGGTCGCCCGCTTGAACGACCTCGGCGTGGACTACGACCCTGCCGGCGATCAGCTCCAGATCTTCACGGACCGCCCCCACGACGTGGCACGCGACCTCCTCGAGGTCTGCCGGCACGAGGCGGCGGTGACCGTCCGCCCTGCGACCCTTGAGGACGTCTTCCTGCGGCTGACAGGCCGCACCCTGCGGGAGTGA
- a CDS encoding SET domain-containing protein: protein MIDGAEGYAGAGRAIYPSDAIYVGSTDNRGRGIFARRDLAAGELIEVCPVIVLGGADEQELLDKTHLFDYYFAWGEHQELAAVALGYGSLFNHSYHANADHVCDVARGQIRIYAHRGIRRGEEITINYGGRPDCPDPVWFDVADEGE, encoded by the coding sequence ATGATCGACGGTGCTGAGGGATACGCCGGGGCGGGCAGGGCCATCTACCCGTCCGACGCGATATATGTCGGTTCGACGGACAACCGCGGCCGCGGGATCTTCGCCCGCAGGGATCTTGCGGCCGGCGAGTTGATCGAGGTCTGCCCGGTGATCGTGCTCGGCGGGGCGGACGAACAGGAACTCCTTGATAAGACGCATCTCTTCGATTACTACTTCGCGTGGGGAGAGCACCAGGAACTGGCCGCCGTTGCGCTCGGCTACGGGTCGCTCTTCAATCACTCCTACCATGCAAACGCGGATCACGTCTGCGACGTCGCGAGGGGCCAGATCCGTATCTACGCTCACCGCGGTATCCGGCGGGGCGAGGAGATCACCATCAACTACGGCGGCCGGCCCGACTGCCCCGACCCGGTCTGGTTCGACGTGGCGGACGAGGGTGAATAA
- a CDS encoding TOBE domain-containing protein, protein MPTSPPCGSSCAGSMRHDPGRVRPRQFLHPHQGERADHSNRPSFTTVSCTVSEIETYMVQAAGPRCAMKLSARNQLPGRVKAVNEGVVTAEVVIALDGGGELTAVITKKSVEELGLAAGKAVYAVVKSTEVMVAVD, encoded by the coding sequence ATGCCTACCTCGCCGCCGTGCGGGAGTTCATGCGCCGGATCGATGCGGCATGACCCGGGGCGCGTACGGCCCCGCCAATTTTTACACCCCCATCAAGGGGAGAGAGCAGATCACAGTAATCGGCCCTCGTTCACCACGGTCTCCTGCACGGTTTCGGAGATCGAAACTTATATGGTTCAGGCTGCCGGACCGCGGTGCGCCATGAAATTGAGCGCAAGAAACCAGCTCCCGGGAAGAGTAAAGGCTGTGAATGAAGGCGTCGTCACCGCGGAGGTCGTCATTGCTCTGGACGGCGGCGGGGAACTCACTGCGGTCATCACAAAGAAGTCCGTGGAGGAACTCGGGCTTGCCGCCGGTAAAGCGGTCTACGCCGTGGTGAAGTCGACAGAGGTGATGGTTGCCGTCGACTGA
- a CDS encoding proline iminopeptidase-family hydrolase, with protein sequence MLLLFFTAAAALLALCITTDGTDDRSNVSITKSGGDTHEGYIDVTGGRVWFRVVGRSSAGTPLLVLHGGPGASHDYLEPLEALADERPVVFYDQLGCGNSDRPDDPSLLTVERYVAEVGEVRDALGLRRVHLLGQSWGGGLAAAYALSPESDGVESLILSAPLLDTGRWIADQQAYLAAFPEEIQETVRKAESTGNFDTPKYQEAMGAYYARHVCRLPAWPDCLNRTFEKLSLPVYLGMWGPSEFTCTGTLRTFNVTGRLADIPVPVLFTCGEHDEAPPATLAYFQSLVPGSELAVFEDASHEHHLEATDAYLAAVREFMRRIDAA encoded by the coding sequence ATGCTGCTACTCTTTTTTACGGCTGCAGCGGCGCTGCTCGCGCTCTGCATCACGACAGACGGAACGGACGACCGATCGAACGTCTCCATAACGAAGTCCGGGGGCGACACCCATGAAGGCTACATCGACGTCACCGGCGGCCGCGTCTGGTTCAGGGTCGTCGGCAGGAGCAGCGCCGGAACGCCCCTCCTGGTCCTCCACGGGGGGCCGGGGGCATCGCACGACTACCTTGAGCCGCTCGAGGCCCTCGCGGACGAGAGGCCGGTCGTCTTCTACGACCAGCTCGGCTGCGGGAACTCCGACCGGCCCGACGACCCCTCCCTCCTGACGGTGGAGCGCTACGTCGCGGAGGTCGGCGAGGTCCGCGACGCGCTCGGCCTTCGCCGGGTGCACCTCCTCGGCCAGTCCTGGGGAGGAGGGCTCGCAGCCGCATACGCGCTCTCCCCGGAGTCCGACGGCGTGGAGAGCCTGATCCTCTCCGCGCCCCTCCTGGATACCGGCCGGTGGATCGCCGACCAGCAGGCGTACCTGGCGGCGTTCCCCGAAGAGATCCAGGAGACCGTCCGAAAAGCCGAGTCGACCGGGAACTTCGACACCCCAAAATACCAGGAGGCGATGGGGGCATACTACGCCCGGCACGTCTGCAGGCTCCCCGCCTGGCCCGACTGCCTGAACAGGACGTTTGAGAAACTCTCCCTCCCGGTCTATCTCGGCATGTGGGGGCCGAGCGAGTTCACCTGTACCGGAACGCTCCGGACGTTCAACGTCACCGGCCGGCTCGCCGATATCCCGGTCCCGGTGCTCTTCACCTGCGGGGAGCACGACGAAGCGCCGCCCGCGACCCTGGCATATTTCCAGAGTCTGGTGCCGGGATCGGAACTGGCGGTCTTTGAAGACGCCTCGCACGAGCACCATCTCGAAGCCACCGATGCCTACCTCGCCGCCGTGCGGGAGTTCATGCGCCGGATCGATGCGGCATGA
- a CDS encoding PGF-CTERM sorting domain-containing protein, whose product MNFLRIGIFLFCVILSVPAVAAGNLAITEPSENETAFAEMRDFYVYGVFPEPLAHPGNIRVVLKDESGAVVRTVMSCVNESGVTPETSVDMSLVPSSWGDILAPDAVTEPGGVTNGSNKVLVTDTYYLALVQGGATREMGSYTDISGGTLAPITRDLTAGAYTLVVEGLDGDLAGERAEKEIVFGTTHASLGSFRPDANKQNVIGWAEEKAPPLRVYLNWFPGYFRLGEAGYEIPDRWQANNAVEVANDLAGTTIDTVAAAENDCLVYNIGNTSATLQVELAAILKNGLEDSGGMTFTHYDIGEPSMAWTDRATGTAASATGRPAVYPAGTRVVYTRAEITDGPVRENYFNTVINDTRKTVDTTPMQVTVVQGENLTFYGVTRPIATTLTGAGSACRYIPDDRIATYVYENETLGAFTFTGCLVREFDGGYLGYANYEFGHAFTETAAMPVGRWLLAVSAYNTTGAFVERTNGTIELEMTAPSPEIPPPTAGVAAVAAPASTRAPAEAPGFGVVLALAGLLVAAGVRRG is encoded by the coding sequence ATGAACTTCCTGCGCATTGGTATCTTCCTCTTCTGCGTAATCCTGAGCGTGCCTGCCGTGGCCGCCGGAAACCTTGCCATTACGGAGCCTTCGGAGAACGAGACCGCTTTCGCCGAGATGCGGGACTTCTATGTCTACGGGGTCTTTCCGGAGCCCCTGGCGCACCCCGGCAACATCCGCGTCGTCCTCAAAGACGAGAGCGGCGCGGTTGTCCGGACGGTGATGAGCTGCGTCAACGAGAGCGGCGTTACGCCGGAGACCTCGGTGGATATGAGCCTTGTTCCGAGTAGCTGGGGAGACATCCTCGCTCCCGACGCCGTCACGGAGCCCGGGGGAGTTACGAACGGCAGCAACAAGGTGCTGGTGACCGATACCTACTACCTCGCCCTGGTGCAGGGCGGCGCGACCCGGGAGATGGGGAGCTACACCGATATCAGCGGCGGGACGCTCGCGCCGATCACGCGGGACCTGACCGCCGGAGCCTACACGCTGGTCGTCGAGGGGCTGGACGGGGATCTGGCCGGCGAGAGGGCGGAGAAGGAGATCGTCTTCGGCACGACCCATGCGTCGCTTGGCTCGTTCCGCCCCGATGCGAATAAGCAGAACGTGATCGGCTGGGCGGAGGAGAAGGCACCCCCGCTGCGTGTATACCTCAACTGGTTCCCGGGATACTTCCGGCTCGGCGAGGCCGGGTACGAGATCCCGGACCGGTGGCAGGCGAACAACGCCGTCGAGGTGGCAAACGATCTCGCGGGGACGACGATCGATACCGTCGCCGCCGCAGAGAACGACTGCCTCGTCTACAACATCGGCAACACCTCCGCGACCCTCCAGGTCGAACTTGCCGCAATCCTCAAGAACGGCCTTGAGGACTCCGGTGGTATGACGTTCACGCACTACGATATCGGCGAGCCCTCGATGGCGTGGACCGACCGGGCGACCGGCACGGCCGCGTCGGCGACGGGGAGGCCGGCGGTCTACCCTGCCGGGACCCGGGTCGTCTACACCCGTGCGGAGATCACGGACGGGCCGGTGCGGGAGAACTACTTCAATACGGTGATAAACGATACCCGGAAGACCGTCGATACGACGCCGATGCAGGTGACGGTCGTGCAGGGGGAGAACCTGACCTTCTACGGGGTGACGCGGCCGATTGCAACGACGCTGACGGGCGCCGGGAGCGCCTGCCGCTACATCCCCGACGACCGGATCGCCACCTACGTCTACGAGAACGAGACGCTTGGGGCGTTCACGTTCACCGGCTGCCTGGTGCGCGAGTTCGACGGCGGGTATCTCGGGTATGCCAACTACGAGTTCGGGCATGCGTTTACGGAGACCGCGGCGATGCCCGTGGGGAGATGGCTGCTCGCGGTGAGCGCCTACAACACGACCGGGGCCTTCGTGGAGAGGACGAACGGGACGATCGAACTCGAGATGACGGCACCGTCGCCGGAGATTCCTCCGCCCACGGCGGGGGTTGCTGCGGTGGCGGCGCCTGCATCGACGAGGGCGCCGGCGGAGGCGCCGGGGTTCGGGGTTGTCCTGGCGCTCGCGGGGCTTCTGGTGGCGGCCGGGGTCCGGCGGGGGTGA
- the cas2 gene encoding CRISPR-associated endonuclease Cas2 produces the protein MMVLVTYDVNTETPEGKKRLRRVAKECVNYGQRVQNSVFECLVDPARFAKLKHDLCDIIDEDKDSLRFYYLGKNWKNRVEHFGAKEGYDPEGLLVA, from the coding sequence ATGATGGTCCTGGTCACTTACGATGTCAACACGGAGACCCCTGAAGGGAAGAAGCGTCTCCGCAGAGTAGCGAAAGAGTGCGTAAACTACGGACAGCGGGTGCAGAACTCCGTCTTTGAGTGTCTCGTCGATCCTGCCCGGTTTGCAAAGCTTAAACATGATCTCTGTGATATAATCGACGAGGACAAGGACAGCCTCCGGTTCTACTATCTGGGGAAGAACTGGAAAAACAGGGTGGAGCACTTCGGTGCAAAAGAGGGATACGATCCGGAGGGATTATTAGTCGCATGA